The following are from one region of the Paenibacillus sp. JZ16 genome:
- a CDS encoding SRPBCC family protein, translated as MTNASSKKRTDTASRVIMASPSTIYQAFLNPETLASWLPPKGMTGHVDTFDAREGGTYRMILTYNDTDHTAPGKSSDNTDVIEGKFLEFVHDEKVVQLVEFESEDPNYAGFMKMTWALEPLAEGTQVTIVCENVPEGVRKEDHDEGLRSTLENLAESTEGQ; from the coding sequence ATGACGAATGCTTCGAGCAAGAAGAGAACCGACACGGCATCAAGAGTTATTATGGCGTCGCCGTCTACGATTTATCAGGCATTCTTGAATCCGGAGACGCTGGCTTCGTGGCTTCCGCCAAAAGGGATGACAGGCCATGTCGACACGTTTGATGCCCGCGAGGGCGGGACTTATCGAATGATCCTCACCTATAACGATACCGATCACACGGCACCCGGTAAGTCTTCGGACAATACGGACGTCATTGAAGGAAAGTTTCTGGAGTTTGTTCACGATGAGAAGGTTGTGCAGCTGGTCGAATTTGAGTCTGAGGATCCCAATTATGCGGGGTTTATGAAGATGACATGGGCATTGGAGCCGCTTGCGGAAGGCACCCAAGTCACGATCGTGTGTGAGAATGTGCCCGAAGGCGTACGGAAGGAAGATCACGATGAAGGCTTGAGGTCCACCCTCGAGAATCTCGCCGAATCTACGGAGGGACAATAA
- a CDS encoding AraC family transcriptional regulator produces the protein MFQSIGKWLKYTLAHTQARLVLILTVSVFMIILAVSLTSYYTSKSVLQEELSEPQHQMLQISMKYIDDLIRESDKIAVQVAVNDYIYDFLTSENQNSVANISTLYRLLSTWISNSKYINSIYVYDVERGSFISLPQGYSSSRLTFVDSEWTSIADEFGDDMMIIRKRHVPEGAGNKGSELTLFRKIMIQGRLRGVVAVNLRDAELFAKLNPPALSQLDSMRYIVDQHNNILYSVSNSEFKPEAVRQALHELKEDRFGDFFHEGRKLLVNQIESPLTGWKYVSIVSQDSLLAQSKKVRDMVLYVSVAALALGLLTILYVNSAAFRPVRRLKQLFSAYDGKATSPDRIDLEKLAGELLSNHAHLSQLIRETISDAASKFLYDIHSGHMSGRREIREKWRRYFAEWTDAPVTVAVLSIDRYDSWSRRFPASDHSLLKFALANIMAELHEPEWRVACADFGADRMAILLQPRSGETRPPLVEAIETVSRLLKFSVSAGVSMPQSEVCRLKQAMLEAENAVTYRLYKGYGQLVPFQDVSSHEVTDMQPQEDGVRELMTAVETGDGERAIELLGRIIGDIRSHYWYPSEALALLQALLERLKGICPEGDGSEGDPAGRLGTLYIEDIEAELSGLISALADRYRRLIGSKDFLMCQRMIEFMEQHLGDPIGIPEIAESTGISSSLASQLFKQETNETIYNYLTRLRMERASELLVKTDRKVSDIAQMVGYQHENSFIRSFRKFKDITPGKYRDMMRTRIDALFE, from the coding sequence ATGTTCCAATCGATCGGCAAGTGGCTAAAATACACGCTGGCCCATACGCAAGCGAGGCTGGTGCTCATTTTGACCGTTTCCGTTTTTATGATCATTTTGGCCGTCAGCCTGACCTCATATTACACCTCTAAATCGGTGCTTCAGGAAGAGCTCAGCGAGCCGCAGCACCAAATGCTGCAGATCAGTATGAAATATATTGACGATTTAATCCGGGAGAGCGACAAGATTGCGGTCCAGGTCGCGGTGAATGACTATATCTATGATTTTCTGACTAGCGAGAATCAGAACTCGGTGGCCAATATATCGACATTGTACCGACTGCTATCCACCTGGATCAGCAATTCGAAATACATTAACAGCATATACGTATACGATGTCGAGCGGGGAAGCTTTATTTCGCTTCCGCAGGGGTATAGCTCTAGCAGGCTCACCTTCGTGGATTCCGAATGGACCAGTATTGCTGACGAATTCGGGGACGACATGATGATCATCCGAAAAAGGCATGTCCCGGAGGGAGCGGGCAATAAAGGGTCGGAGCTGACGCTGTTCCGCAAAATCATGATTCAGGGCCGGTTAAGAGGTGTCGTAGCGGTCAATTTGCGGGATGCGGAACTATTCGCAAAACTAAACCCGCCTGCGCTGTCGCAGCTCGACAGCATGAGGTACATCGTGGACCAGCATAACAACATTCTTTATTCGGTTTCGAACTCGGAATTCAAACCGGAAGCCGTGAGGCAGGCGCTGCACGAGCTTAAGGAGGACCGCTTCGGCGATTTTTTCCATGAGGGGCGGAAGCTGCTGGTCAACCAGATCGAATCGCCGCTGACCGGATGGAAATACGTATCCATCGTCTCCCAGGACAGCTTGCTTGCCCAGTCCAAAAAGGTGCGAGACATGGTGCTGTATGTATCGGTGGCGGCACTTGCACTCGGCTTGCTGACCATTCTATACGTAAACTCCGCGGCCTTCCGGCCGGTGCGCAGGCTTAAGCAGCTGTTCAGTGCCTACGACGGGAAAGCGACCAGCCCGGATCGCATCGATCTGGAAAAGCTGGCCGGCGAGCTGCTCAGCAATCATGCGCATCTGTCTCAGTTGATCCGCGAGACGATATCCGATGCGGCTTCCAAGTTTCTGTATGACATTCACTCGGGTCATATGAGCGGCAGACGCGAAATTCGCGAGAAGTGGAGACGATATTTCGCGGAATGGACGGATGCACCCGTCACGGTAGCAGTGCTGTCGATCGACCGCTACGATTCGTGGTCGCGCAGATTTCCGGCCAGTGACCACTCGCTGCTGAAGTTTGCGCTCGCCAATATCATGGCAGAGCTGCATGAGCCCGAATGGAGGGTGGCCTGCGCCGATTTTGGGGCGGACCGGATGGCTATCCTGCTGCAGCCGCGGAGCGGCGAAACGCGGCCTCCGCTTGTCGAGGCGATCGAAACGGTGTCCCGTTTGCTGAAATTCAGTGTATCCGCCGGCGTGAGCATGCCACAGAGTGAGGTTTGCCGGTTAAAGCAGGCCATGCTGGAAGCGGAGAATGCGGTAACCTACCGTTTATATAAAGGGTATGGTCAGCTCGTGCCGTTTCAGGATGTATCCAGTCACGAGGTGACGGATATGCAGCCGCAGGAAGATGGCGTACGGGAATTGATGACGGCTGTGGAGACCGGTGATGGGGAGCGGGCTATAGAGCTGCTTGGGCGTATTATTGGCGATATCCGCAGCCATTACTGGTATCCTTCGGAGGCGCTTGCCTTGCTTCAGGCGCTGCTGGAACGTCTTAAAGGGATATGCCCAGAGGGCGATGGTTCCGAGGGGGATCCGGCCGGTCGGCTGGGCACGCTGTACATCGAAGATATCGAGGCGGAGCTTTCCGGCCTGATTTCGGCCTTGGCCGACCGCTACCGCCGTTTAATCGGCAGCAAGGATTTTTTGATGTGCCAGCGGATGATCGAATTCATGGAGCAGCACCTCGGCGATCCGATCGGCATTCCGGAAATTGCGGAATCGACCGGCATCAGCAGCAGCTTGGCCAGCCAGCTTTTTAAGCAGGAAACAAACGAAACGATCTATAACTACTTAACCCGGCTGCGGATGGAGCGGGCTAGCGAGCTGCTAGTCAAAACCGACCGCAAAGTATCCGATATCGCCCAAATGGTTGGTTACCAGCATGAAAACAGCTTCATTCGCAGCTTCCGCAAATTCAAGGATATCACCCCGGGCAAATACCGGGATATGATGAGAACCCGGATAGACGCCTTGTTTGAATAA
- a CDS encoding ABC transporter permease has translation MAAQSPEIKREDLITARHPGTSRNRYIANIRKHWMLYLMIIPGILYYIVFKYVPLAGSVIAFQDYQIFKGILGSPWVGLDNFGFIFSYQDFYNVLRNTAVIAFYQLVFGFPAPIVLALLFNEIRIMLAKRVVQSMFYLPHFLSWVVVGGIVFELLSNQGVVNAVRDWFGYEPILFMQEERYFRGIVVLSSIWKEVGWGTIIYLAAIAGINPNLYEAAVMDGASRWKQTIYITLPTMFPTILVLFLLQIGNFLELGFDQIYNLLTPMTYSVGDIIETYVYRAGVLQGQYSMTTAIGLFQSVIGFILLWIFNRLARKTDQGLW, from the coding sequence ATGGCAGCCCAGTCACCCGAAATAAAGCGCGAGGATTTGATAACCGCCCGGCACCCAGGGACATCCCGCAACCGGTACATAGCCAACATCCGCAAGCATTGGATGCTGTATCTCATGATCATTCCCGGAATTCTCTATTATATTGTGTTTAAATATGTACCGCTGGCGGGCAGTGTCATCGCATTTCAGGACTATCAGATTTTCAAAGGCATCCTTGGCAGTCCGTGGGTGGGCCTGGACAACTTTGGGTTTATTTTTTCATATCAGGATTTCTACAACGTGCTGCGCAATACGGCGGTGATCGCTTTCTATCAGCTTGTTTTTGGTTTTCCGGCCCCGATCGTGCTGGCTCTGCTGTTTAATGAAATCCGCATCATGCTGGCGAAGCGGGTTGTGCAAAGCATGTTCTATCTCCCGCACTTTTTATCATGGGTCGTTGTCGGCGGGATCGTTTTCGAGCTGTTGTCCAACCAAGGAGTTGTGAATGCGGTGCGGGACTGGTTCGGCTATGAACCCATTCTGTTCATGCAGGAGGAGCGGTATTTCCGAGGGATTGTCGTCCTGTCCTCGATCTGGAAGGAAGTTGGCTGGGGCACGATTATTTATTTGGCTGCCATCGCCGGCATCAATCCGAATTTATATGAAGCAGCCGTCATGGATGGAGCAAGCCGGTGGAAACAAACGATCTATATTACGCTGCCCACCATGTTTCCGACGATTCTGGTGCTGTTCCTGCTTCAAATCGGTAACTTCCTGGAGCTCGGCTTCGATCAGATTTACAATTTATTGACACCGATGACGTACTCGGTCGGGGATATCATCGAGACGTACGTCTATCGTGCGGGTGTGCTTCAGGGGCAATACAGCATGACGACGGCTATCGGGCTGTTCCAGTCTGTCATTGGGTTTATACTGCTGTGGATTTTTAACCGATTGGCCAGAAAAACGGATCAGGGGTTGTGGTGA
- a CDS encoding carbohydrate ABC transporter permease: protein MKATFGEKMFQTLNYVFLFAAAVTMLFPLLQLLAVSLSSPVAADSKEVFLLPVEFTTASWEHVLKNKGLWTSFGITVYITIAGTLLSMLFSVMTAYPLSRREFLIRKQVMFGIVLTMIFNAPMIPFFLTVRELGMMNSLWALIIPGLVGTFNMIIIRTFFMGIPSELDDSARIDGCSEFGILFRMYLPLSKPVMATVSLFYAVGYWNTFSRAVLFIRDPEKWPLQMKLRAYLQSPEELAAVNLFLGDYDFNTTTLKAATILFATIPIILVYPYLQKYFVKGSMLGSLKE, encoded by the coding sequence ATGAAAGCGACATTCGGAGAAAAAATGTTTCAGACGCTGAATTATGTGTTTCTGTTCGCTGCTGCGGTGACGATGCTGTTCCCGCTTCTTCAACTGCTTGCCGTATCGCTCAGCTCCCCGGTAGCTGCCGATTCGAAGGAAGTATTCCTGCTGCCTGTGGAGTTTACAACCGCATCTTGGGAGCATGTATTAAAAAATAAAGGCTTGTGGACATCTTTTGGGATTACCGTATATATTACGATCGCCGGGACGCTGCTCAGCATGCTGTTTTCGGTCATGACGGCATACCCGCTCTCAAGACGGGAATTTCTGATCCGCAAACAGGTCATGTTCGGCATTGTGTTAACGATGATTTTCAATGCGCCGATGATTCCGTTTTTTTTGACCGTTCGCGAGCTTGGCATGATGAACTCCCTGTGGGCGCTCATTATTCCCGGCCTGGTTGGCACGTTCAACATGATCATTATCCGGACCTTTTTCATGGGCATTCCCAGTGAGCTGGATGATTCGGCTCGAATCGACGGATGCAGCGAGTTCGGCATATTGTTCCGCATGTATTTGCCTTTGTCCAAACCGGTCATGGCGACGGTCAGTCTGTTTTACGCAGTCGGATATTGGAACACTTTCTCCCGTGCCGTGCTGTTTATAAGGGACCCGGAGAAATGGCCGCTTCAAATGAAGCTGAGAGCATACCTCCAGTCTCCCGAGGAGCTGGCTGCGGTCAATCTGTTTCTTGGGGATTACGATTTCAACACGACAACATTGAAAGCGGCAACAATCCTGTTTGCTACCATTCCGATCATTCTGGTATACCCGTATCTGCAAAAATACTTTGTCAAAGGGTCCATGCTGGGTTCGTTAAAGGAATAA
- a CDS encoding glycoside hydrolase family 88/105 protein: MSLLIDKGYFDPAESLASQTEGSNIEHALTVIAQRYVGDHPPHAPVYRVTRKSPIRKRADHCYQFPIADMFPEMTESQVVYAWTKLWAAQPQSFPFLMEWTGHVRLYHNGRKRFGSAPGEEATADGLPLKLGIQLTQGWNHFVLEFRRGPSGCRAVFGTSNRKNKPFHFLAPSMEREGEEGWIVTVPLDRALARIPDSMERESWTGAQWLPVLAKHDGEADRGPMWRMYGWKPGYAAYAWTAVVNRTLAAKKVTLSGTSYGPVRFEWNGREVYTSREADTFSIVIDVPPGRGELTARCECGAEGWGFEIGEASPEGMLIAPRRVHGLTGEWLYLGPFRAEADLELSDYFGLDTVAVDGGERLFWTGSEPGAYVRPFLENELFGRWNYPLGVTMYGLLETGRLLNRLDIQEYVLRHVEFTAGHYEYSLWDRAEFGAAGLNNQLSDIDSLDDCGSFGALAILADRIRSLKGVRKAADDIARYIMDTQSRLADGALYREVGVSPSMHLTMWCDDMYMSVPFLCRYAELSGDSRYLDEAARQLLLYKSYLYMPDLQLMSHVYDVRRGQPSRTVWGRGNGWVFFSLSELLAVLPVGHPDYVELLHFYRSLAEGYLRLQGVHGLWHQVLTDPESYEEASCTAMFIFGLARGVRHGWLENPDPYLQSAIAGWDGLTSRAIDGRGNVYGVCKGSSWSTSHAYYKHDLSWNLNDTHGIGIVLLAGVELLEFMRSNHIVNA; the protein is encoded by the coding sequence GTGAGCCTATTGATCGATAAAGGATATTTTGACCCGGCTGAAAGCCTGGCTTCCCAAACAGAGGGCAGTAACATCGAGCATGCGCTTACGGTCATTGCCCAGCGTTATGTCGGTGACCATCCGCCTCATGCCCCGGTTTACCGGGTGACGCGGAAGAGTCCGATCCGTAAGCGGGCCGACCACTGTTATCAATTCCCCATCGCGGATATGTTCCCCGAAATGACGGAGAGCCAGGTGGTCTACGCGTGGACGAAGCTGTGGGCTGCCCAGCCGCAGAGCTTCCCCTTTCTGATGGAATGGACGGGGCATGTTCGGCTGTACCATAACGGCCGGAAGCGGTTCGGTTCGGCGCCAGGGGAAGAAGCGACAGCGGACGGATTGCCCCTGAAGCTGGGGATTCAGCTTACCCAGGGGTGGAATCACTTCGTTCTGGAATTCCGCCGGGGCCCAAGCGGCTGCAGAGCGGTATTTGGCACAAGCAACCGCAAGAACAAGCCGTTTCACTTTCTGGCTCCTTCCATGGAGCGTGAGGGTGAGGAAGGATGGATTGTGACGGTGCCGCTGGACCGGGCGCTTGCCCGCATCCCCGATTCAATGGAACGCGAATCATGGACGGGGGCACAGTGGCTGCCCGTGCTTGCAAAACACGATGGGGAAGCAGATCGCGGCCCGATGTGGAGAATGTACGGGTGGAAGCCGGGGTATGCCGCTTACGCCTGGACTGCCGTTGTCAACCGGACCTTGGCGGCCAAGAAGGTGACCTTGTCGGGAACCTCCTATGGCCCGGTCCGGTTTGAATGGAACGGCAGGGAGGTTTACACCAGCCGCGAGGCAGACACGTTCAGTATCGTCATCGATGTGCCTCCGGGCCGCGGGGAGCTTACCGCACGCTGCGAATGCGGTGCAGAGGGCTGGGGGTTTGAGATCGGCGAAGCATCGCCTGAAGGGATGCTGATCGCTCCGCGAAGGGTGCACGGCTTGACCGGAGAGTGGCTTTATCTGGGTCCGTTCCGCGCAGAAGCCGATCTTGAGCTGTCCGACTATTTTGGTCTGGACACGGTCGCTGTTGACGGCGGAGAGAGACTGTTCTGGACAGGGAGCGAGCCGGGAGCGTACGTAAGGCCGTTTTTGGAGAATGAGCTTTTTGGCCGCTGGAATTATCCGCTCGGCGTCACAATGTACGGCTTGCTGGAGACGGGAAGGCTGCTTAATCGCCTGGACATCCAGGAATATGTACTCCGCCACGTCGAGTTTACCGCAGGCCATTACGAGTATTCCTTGTGGGATCGCGCGGAATTCGGTGCGGCAGGGCTGAACAACCAGCTGTCCGACATTGACAGTCTGGACGATTGCGGATCATTTGGCGCGCTAGCCATTCTTGCAGACCGAATTCGATCCTTGAAAGGAGTGCGCAAGGCAGCGGACGATATCGCCCGGTACATCATGGATACACAATCACGTCTTGCGGACGGGGCACTTTATCGCGAGGTCGGCGTTTCCCCAAGCATGCACCTGACGATGTGGTGCGATGACATGTACATGAGCGTACCTTTCCTGTGCCGATACGCCGAGCTGTCCGGAGATTCGCGCTATCTGGACGAAGCGGCACGCCAGCTTCTGCTGTATAAGTCATACCTGTACATGCCGGACCTGCAGTTAATGTCGCACGTATACGATGTACGTCGTGGGCAGCCTTCCCGGACGGTATGGGGAAGGGGCAACGGATGGGTGTTTTTCTCACTGTCAGAGCTGCTTGCCGTGCTTCCGGTCGGCCATCCCGACTATGTGGAACTGCTTCATTTTTATCGCAGTCTGGCGGAGGGATACCTCCGCTTGCAGGGAGTGCATGGGTTATGGCACCAAGTGCTGACGGACCCTGAATCCTATGAGGAAGCCTCCTGTACCGCGATGTTTATTTTTGGTTTGGCGCGGGGGGTACGCCATGGCTGGCTGGAGAATCCGGATCCGTACTTGCAATCTGCCATTGCGGGGTGGGACGGTTTAACCAGCAGGGCCATCGACGGCAGGGGAAATGTGTACGGTGTGTGCAAGGGCAGCAGCTGGTCAACCTCCCATGCTTATTACAAGCACGACTTATCGTGGAACTTGAATGATACGCACGGAATCGGCATCGTGCTGTTGGCCGGGGTCGAGCTTCTTGAATTCATGCGGTCAAACCATATTGTAAACGCTTAA
- a CDS encoding Gfo/Idh/MocA family protein: protein MKKKYAICGVSGRALGMFAKPILTTYAWRCDLVGMLDSDPARFELYRSRFPEHTAVATYGEEEFGKMIDETKPDVVIVAGRDDTHARYIVAALERDLDVITEKPMVTTGKDARRVLDAERVSKGSVTVTFNYRYAPIHTKIKEMVWEGKLGRITSVDLNWYLDTYHGSSYFKRWNRRREMSGGLSIHKSTHHFDLVNWWIGQNPVEAFAYGALHYYGAEGELNPGKEAGRHCGTCLSASRCAYYSRWNASHVPDDHLGLLESGGPQFPYTGYRPDRCIFDDEIDIEDTYAATVKYDGGALLSYSVNFSLPYEGYRLAINGTKGRLETMEYHAPSRTPFPTPVQTIDYFPLFGSKETIHVVHREGGHGGGDPLLLNDLFLGENRERPFPILSGAVDGAYSVAAGEAVWRSVKEHRPVAIADVLGGWKESEPIDR from the coding sequence GTGAAAAAGAAATATGCCATATGCGGTGTAAGCGGTCGTGCACTCGGGATGTTCGCCAAGCCGATACTGACGACCTATGCCTGGCGCTGCGACCTGGTCGGCATGCTGGACAGTGATCCGGCCCGCTTCGAGCTCTACCGCTCCCGCTTCCCCGAGCATACCGCCGTTGCAACTTACGGTGAAGAGGAATTCGGGAAGATGATCGACGAGACTAAGCCGGATGTGGTCATCGTGGCGGGGCGAGACGATACGCATGCGCGTTATATTGTTGCCGCCCTGGAAAGAGATTTGGATGTCATCACGGAAAAACCGATGGTCACGACGGGTAAAGACGCCCGGCGTGTGCTGGATGCGGAGCGGGTGAGCAAAGGCTCGGTGACGGTCACGTTTAATTACCGCTACGCCCCGATTCACACCAAAATCAAAGAGATGGTGTGGGAAGGTAAGCTCGGTCGGATTACATCCGTCGATCTCAATTGGTATCTAGACACGTATCATGGCTCCAGCTATTTCAAACGGTGGAACCGCCGGCGCGAAATGTCAGGAGGTCTCTCCATCCACAAAAGCACGCATCATTTCGACCTCGTGAACTGGTGGATCGGGCAGAACCCGGTCGAGGCCTTCGCCTACGGGGCCCTCCATTATTACGGCGCCGAAGGGGAGCTTAATCCGGGCAAAGAAGCCGGTCGTCATTGCGGAACCTGCCTCTCAGCCAGCCGCTGCGCCTATTACTCGCGCTGGAACGCAAGTCATGTGCCGGATGATCATCTCGGTCTGCTGGAGAGCGGAGGGCCGCAGTTCCCTTATACAGGCTACCGCCCGGACCGGTGTATTTTTGATGATGAGATCGACATCGAGGATACGTATGCGGCCACCGTCAAGTACGACGGAGGAGCACTACTCAGTTATTCCGTCAACTTTTCGCTGCCGTATGAAGGGTATCGCCTGGCGATCAACGGTACGAAAGGCCGGCTGGAGACGATGGAATACCATGCTCCGTCCAGAACCCCTTTTCCAACGCCGGTCCAGACGATCGACTACTTCCCGTTGTTCGGCTCCAAGGAAACCATCCATGTCGTTCATCGGGAAGGCGGCCACGGGGGAGGCGACCCGCTGCTGCTGAATGACCTGTTTCTAGGTGAAAACCGGGAAAGGCCGTTCCCGATTTTGTCCGGGGCTGTGGATGGCGCCTATTCCGTGGCGGCGGGGGAAGCCGTGTGGCGTTCCGTGAAGGAGCACCGTCCAGTGGCGATAGCGGATGTTCTGGGCGGGTGGAAGGAGAGTGAGCCTATTGATCGATAA
- a CDS encoding extracellular solute-binding protein codes for MSKWFFQKGAWKPALTATLAAAMLFGCGGKGDGESQAGQSGEGNQELTQVKVFKSHMGVGTIPGADNPHVQYVAERTGVEYQLVTTPPGSEPTEYLNLMIASDDLPDILRPIGGIEQTLIRQGGALALDDLLPQYAPNVWKNIPQEAWDVVRSASPDGKIYYVPKVFLVPERAPLIRQDWLDKVGMSMPKTTEEYKEVLRAFLDKDPNGNGLKDELPTTGREFGKWMDHLFAMFGVAMWEGNPEWDIYDGKIQYAGVTDNMKAAIAFSRELYDEKLLDNETFLNKGDVWTAKINNNLVGSWYHLPANLRDRFTAMQQKAPDAYIVGMPLPKAEGYEGFVTQKSMGEPEWIIPAKAQDKAPAALKLLDFFYDRSNDEFIRFGIEGQQHEVVDGKKVLLPAEDSRPLALGMRNLTTEEDMDIRIQETIPVDMQQMVKDIFEVSTADAKRIAGDGLPSTVYEGFPDIQSHKLFQEYVTKIVIGEWPLEKFDEFVDRWHKAGGDEVTKRVEEWYSRM; via the coding sequence ATGTCGAAATGGTTTTTCCAAAAAGGGGCATGGAAACCGGCGCTCACGGCGACACTTGCGGCAGCGATGCTGTTTGGCTGCGGCGGCAAGGGTGACGGGGAATCGCAAGCGGGCCAGAGTGGGGAGGGAAATCAAGAACTTACACAGGTAAAGGTGTTCAAAAGCCACATGGGTGTCGGCACGATTCCAGGTGCAGATAATCCGCATGTCCAATATGTGGCGGAACGGACCGGCGTGGAATATCAGCTGGTAACGACCCCGCCGGGCTCGGAGCCGACTGAATATCTCAATCTGATGATTGCATCCGACGACTTGCCGGATATTCTTCGCCCGATCGGCGGGATCGAGCAGACCCTGATTCGCCAAGGAGGTGCGCTGGCACTGGACGATTTGCTGCCCCAGTATGCCCCGAACGTCTGGAAGAATATCCCCCAGGAGGCATGGGATGTCGTTCGATCCGCTTCACCGGACGGCAAAATCTATTATGTGCCTAAAGTGTTCCTGGTTCCGGAAAGAGCACCGCTCATCCGTCAGGATTGGCTTGACAAGGTAGGCATGTCCATGCCGAAGACAACGGAGGAATACAAGGAGGTGCTGCGAGCCTTTCTTGACAAAGACCCGAACGGCAACGGTCTGAAGGACGAATTGCCCACAACAGGCCGGGAATTCGGCAAATGGATGGATCATTTGTTTGCCATGTTCGGTGTCGCGATGTGGGAGGGGAATCCGGAATGGGACATCTACGACGGTAAAATCCAATATGCCGGCGTAACGGACAATATGAAGGCAGCCATTGCATTTTCCCGTGAGCTATATGACGAGAAGCTGCTTGACAATGAGACGTTTCTGAACAAAGGCGATGTATGGACGGCGAAGATCAATAACAATCTGGTTGGCAGCTGGTACCATCTTCCCGCCAACCTGCGCGACCGGTTTACAGCCATGCAGCAAAAAGCACCGGATGCTTATATCGTTGGCATGCCGCTTCCAAAGGCCGAAGGGTATGAGGGCTTTGTCACGCAGAAGAGCATGGGCGAACCGGAGTGGATCATTCCGGCAAAGGCCCAGGATAAAGCCCCCGCAGCCTTGAAGCTGCTTGATTTCTTCTATGATCGGTCGAATGACGAATTTATCCGCTTTGGCATCGAAGGACAGCAGCATGAAGTTGTCGACGGCAAAAAAGTGCTGCTTCCAGCCGAGGATAGCCGTCCGTTGGCGCTCGGCATGCGCAACCTGACGACAGAGGAGGACATGGACATACGGATTCAGGAGACGATCCCGGTAGACATGCAGCAGATGGTGAAGGATATATTCGAGGTGAGTACCGCGGACGCGAAGCGGATCGCGGGGGACGGACTTCCGAGCACCGTGTATGAAGGCTTCCCGGATATTCAATCGCATAAGCTGTTTCAGGAGTATGTAACCAAGATTGTCATCGGCGAATGGCCCCTGGAGAAGTTCGATGAATTCGTCGACCGCTGGCATAAGGCAGGGGGAGACGAAGTAACGAAGAGGGTAGAGGAATGGTACTCAAGGATGTGA